One stretch of Anguilla anguilla isolate fAngAng1 chromosome 5, fAngAng1.pri, whole genome shotgun sequence DNA includes these proteins:
- the slc25a51a gene encoding solute carrier family 25 member 51, which produces MGVVATMEREGQRGEQGQAVLLPGVDPRKKPYVCGSCAAFSNIVITFPIQKVLFRQQLFGVRAGEAVTQLRRDGLRNLYRGLLPPLLQKTTTVALMFGLYEDFSRLLPRHAGAPELLTRSLAAVLAGTAEAAFTPFERVQTLLQDPRHHGRFHNTFHTFRTLLRDHGVRECYRGLVPILLRNGPSNALFFGLRGPIKQRLPEAQSPAAHLVNDFICGGLLGAMLGFLFYPLNVLKARMQAQVGGAFAPSRAVLLTIWRERDGKVTHLFRGAHLNYHRSILSWGIINATYELLLKVM; this is translated from the coding sequence ATGGGGGTGGTTGCCACCATGGAGCGCGAGGGCCAGCggggggagcaggggcaggCGGTGCTGCTGCCCGGGGTGGACCCTCGAAAGAAGCCCTACGTGTGCGGGTCGTGTGCGGCCTTCTCCAACATCGTCATCACCTTCCCCATCCAGAAGGTCCTGTTCCGGCAGCAGCTGTTCGGCGTGCGGGCGGGCGAGGCCGTGACCCAGCTGCGGCGGGACGGGCTGCGGAACCTGTACCGGGGCCTGCTGCCGCCCCTGCTGCAGAAGACCACCACGGTGGCGCTCATGTTCGGCCTGTACGAGGACTTCTCGCGCCTGCTGCCCCGCCACGCGGGGGCGCCAGAGCTGCTGACCCGCAGCCTGGCGGCCGTGCTGGCGGGCACCGCCGAGGCCGCCTTCACGCCCTTCGAGCGCGTGCAGACGCTGCTGCAGGACCCCCGGCACCACGGCCGCTTCCACAACACCTTCCACACCTTCCGGACTCTTCTGCGAGACCACGGGGTGCGGGAGTGCTACCGCGGCCTGGTGCCCATCCTGCTGCGCAACGGGCCCAGCAACGCCCTCTTCTTCGGCCTGCGGGGGCCGATCAAGCAGCGGCTGCCCGAGGCGCAGTCGCCCGCCGCCCACCTGGTCAACGACTTCATCTGCGGCGGGCTGCTGGGCGCCATGCTGGGCTTCCTGTTCTACCCGCTGAACGTGCTGAAGGCGCGCATGCAGGCgcaggtgggcggagccttCGCGCCCTCGCGCGCCGTGCTGCTCACCATATGGCGCGAGCGCGACGGCAAGGTCACCCACCTGTTCCGCGGCGCTCACCTCAACTACCACCGCTCCATCCTGTCCTGGGGCATCATCAACGCCACCTACGAGCTGCTGCTCAAGGTCATGtga
- the LOC118227186 gene encoding FERM and PDZ domain-containing protein 1, which yields MEEQERSRSPSRRTSRVEQVVGRWLRRSRESGSRERTQGDGKPGDSGGMDQRNFPIRVTVQILRDPLLDSHGFSLSSQPPILVRDVSVGGPADGRLAPGDQVLKINSVAIEDLSSEQAADIIRESEDSVTMTILRHTVGPKSSFITAEKRARLRTNPVKVRFAEEVVVNGHSQGNSLLFLPNVLKVYLENGQTKAFKFEANTTVKDIVLTLKEKLSIHCIEHFALVLEQQYSISKLLFLHDEELIQQVVQKKESHDYRCLFRVCFLSRDPLHMLQEDPVAFEYLYLQSVGDVMQERFAVEMKCNTALRLAALHIQERLAIAGHAHKTSLKTITKNWGIENFVSQTLLRNMREKDLRKAISYHMKKTQALLEPRHKVMSASQVRLTYLTQLGELKSYSGKSFSATMMLQDRESMVSLLVGAKYGVSQVVNHKLNIMTTLTEFSSVSRVELLPESDKVSLVKIYLQDVKPITLMLESQAAKDLCCLVSGYCKLLVDSTASVFSWMENPKMHRISAEEGYVSRGCSDSEESSEMDSADVLVNRRFSSDDTRVAPESEQQAEEEGQEGDGNQREGGTQGEREGNKGEVGGRQGEGEGNKRKEEGTQGEGEENKREEGGTQGEGAGPKPEGVDCEAAGCGEQQECSGEDLLSEASDSCHTDSRFYTSLSSDSMDALEEDDLVACSSCLPLGHYLLDTPEQHEVGNGATAPKESTSPHPSSVCDYDSDPGLRFAELSQLADLLPSPPEASEEEEGDEEGSSLPTKREYVFTFEENDARHYYNICSNVTPDSARSLPRPRPDPSQEEGEEGRGPLPDMEPVPILQPPPGFGDSSSEDEFFDAQDMFTSSEVTGEATTDGSGDTAGMGRTLSLSDIDISVPEQSVDTEQDDRGRSVLRHGRKKSRKRRSFMETDFTSQVSFPGQGRDLVDEDQLPCPTVSSLSNGEGEPAQLESKPIGGSDGHPPAPSRSGSEDSGVRRSKRISSELMEMEPDTMEFKSVTALMSAAAPLVMAVRCRVGPEGRESAGQQFQKMKEGEDLAETGEILNIPENLAETGGTLNIPSTSDEHVKVKDSLGEESNIPVPKEQHGQKSQEESLMQQLPPYLEGGGEAEDDLVFTENGTCPIPATPPQMVLPPAPSVSNIPGKDEEEEGGLSDKEDPEAESNSATLDCWGGSSTYLALAFRKGISISHECLMRVGAETVSETAGSAAASEAAIITKEPPAGFKFQNCPSGIMNRLSTSTLRGKIQTLPWYLSRSQEALSECVISTTDNSSSSGVSSEAMEATEDTKEVTEVIDEVTEVAEEATEEVTEVVSEASEEVTEVLAEAVEADPCFGLQDTFTDMEVGVTALPHMLLTPQTCGDLPLSLHPLGSTDWSVDGSSPATREEADASTPTCGVLTPCESKQPQPWAPFCPEGKVSFGCGSMSSPGCPTIPEEAPTHQEVCSCQAVYTNCFSGALDVTGFDEELTVYEFSRQTQGTDGSPLMTGPPSSFSSSSSVFSSSPCISPFSRVVLPPSTAELSPLLSPLYPSDCYLPESLEDTLNQLRNRRYSLSGGFAALQQDVDELLALLQPRGVDLPVRGGQHHRETCADHFSENKRLLHAEARKLMSGCQRVTRVGQAPEETLRCLAESFRTLVQLASVCLWFSSCVRCEGRHAEALSGLREVARTFGEFAQAAEKAGGRKSCQDLSVKLLARQCTALTASIFCLTQLFRTLTAL from the exons atggaggagcaggagaggagccGGTCCCCGTCCCGCAGGACCAGCCGTGTGGAGCAGGTGGTCGGGCGATGGCTACGGCGCTCTCGAGAGTCCGGCAGCAG AGAGAGGACACAAGGGGACGGGAAACCTGGTGACTCTGGCGGGATGGACCAGCGAAACTTCCCCATCAGGGTGACGGTACAGATCCTGCGGGACCCCCTGCTGGACTCCCACGGATTCAGCCTCTCCTCCCAGCCCCCCATCCTGGTGCGGGACGTCTCTGTGG GTGGCCCAGCAGATGGGAGACTAGCTCCAGGTGATCAGGTGTTAAAGATCAACAGCGTTGCCATAGAAGACCTCTCCTCAGAACAGGCTGCTGACATCATCAG GGAGTCAGAGGACTCGGTAACCATGACGATTCTCAGGCATACCGTG GGGCCGAAGTCTTCCTTCATCACTGCGGAGAAGAGGGCGCGTCTCAGGACCAATCCGGTGAAGGTGCGCTTCGCAGAGGAAGTGGTCGTCAACGGCCACTCTCAG GGAAACTCTCTGCTCTTCCTACCCAACGTTCTGAAGGTCTACCTGGAAAACGGACAAACAAAGGCCTTCAAGTTCGAGGCCAACACCACAGTGAAG GACATTGTGCTGACTCTGAAAGAGAAGCTGTCCATCCACTGCATCGAGCACTTcgccctggtcctggagcagCAGTACAGCATCAGCAAGCTACTGTTCCTGCACGATGAGGAGCTCATCCAACag GTGGTGCAGAAGAAGGAGTCCCATGACTACCGGTGTCTGTTCCGCGTCTGCTTCCTGTCCAGAGACCCGCTGCACATGCTGCAGGAGGACCCTGTGGCTTTCGAGTACCTGTACCTGCAG AGTGTTGGAGACGTGATGCAGGAGCGCTTCGCAGTGGAGATGAAATGCAACACTGCGTTGCGATTGGCTGCGCTGCACATCCAGGAGAGGCTGGCCAtcgctggccacgcccacaagACCTCCCTCAAGACCATCAC GAAAAACTGGGGCATTGAGAACTTTGTATCCCAAACTTTGCTGAGGAACATGAGAGAGAAGGACTTGCGAAAGGCCATTAGCTACCACATGAAGAAGACCCAGGCACTGTTGGAGCCCAGGCACAAG GTGATGTCAGCGTCTCAGGTGCGACTGACCTACCTGACCCAACTCGGGGAACTCAAGTCTTACAGCGGGAAGTCATTCAGTGCCACCATGATG ctccaggaCAGGGAGTCCATGGTCAGCCTCCTGGTGGGGGCCAAGTATGGTGTCAGCCAGGTGGTCAACCACAAGCTGAACATCATGACCACCCTGACCGAGTTCAGCAGCGTCAGTAGGGTGGAGCTGCTTCCTGAGTCTGACAAAGTTAGCCTGGTCAAGATCTACCTGCAGGATGTCAAG CCCATCACCCTGATGCTGGAGTCCCAAGCTGCTAAAGACTTGTGCTGTCTGGTGTCTGGCTACTGCAAGCTTCTGGTGGACTCAACGGCATCCGTCTTCTCGTGGATGGAGAATCCCAAGATGCACCGCATCTCAGCTGAAGAAG GTTACGTGTCCCGGGGCTGCAGCGACTCAGAAGAGTCTTCAGAGATGGACTCCGCTGACGTGCTGGTCAACCGGCGTTTCTCTAGTGACGACACCAGGGTGGCGCCAGAGAGCGAGCagcaagcagaggaggaggggcaagAGGGGGATGGAAaccagagagaaggagggacacaaggagagagggaaggaaacaAGGGAGAAGTAGGAGGGAGACAAGGAGAAGGTGAAGGAAACAAGAGAAAAGAAGAAGGGAcacaaggagagggagaagaaaacaagagagaggaaggagggacaCAAGGAGAAGGGGCAGGACCCAAGCCTGAGGGAGTAGACTGTGAGGCAGCTGGGTGTGGAGAGCAGCAGGAGTGCTCTGGGGAGGACTTGCTCTCCGAGGCGTCGGACTCCTGCCACACTGACTCTCGCTTTTACACCAGCCTCTCCAGTGACTCCATGGATGCTCTGGAGGAGGATGACCTGGTGGCCTGTTCGTCCTGCCTTCCCTTAGGCCACTACCTGCTGGACACTCCCGAGCAGCACGAAGTAGGGAATGGGGCCACCGCTCCCAAGGAGAGCACTAGCCCACATCCCTCCAGTGTCTGCGACTATGACAGCGACCCCGGCCTCCGCTTTGCCGAGCTCTCCCAGCTGGCCGACCTCCTGCCCAGCCCCCCAGAGGCCAgtgaagaagaggagggggatGAGGAAGGGTCTAGTCTGCCTACAAAGCGGGAATACGTGTTCACCTTTGAGGAGAATGACGCCCGGCACTATTACAATATCTGCTCCAATGTTACCCCCGACAGCGCTCGCAGCCTGCCAAGGCCACGCCCTGACCCCAGCcaggaagagggggaagaagGGCGGGGCCCACTGCCGGACATGGAGCCCGTCCCCAtcctccagcccccacccgGGTTTGGGGACAGCAGCTCTGAGGATGAGTTTTTTGATGCCCAGGACATGTTCACTTCATCCGAGGTCACAGGAGAGGCGACCACAG ATGGCAGCGGGGACACAGCAGGCATGGGGCGAACACTGAGCCTGAGTGACATTGATATCAGTGTGCCGGAGCAAAGTGTGGATACAGAGCAGGACGACAGAGGAAGGAGTGTCTTGCGACACGGGCGGAAAAAATCCCGCAAACGCCGCTCCTTCATGGAGACGGACTTCACCTCGCAAGTGTCCTTTcctgggcagggcagggacTTAGTGGATGAGGACCAGCTCCCGTGTCCCACTGTCTCCTCCCTGAGCAACGGAGAGGGGGAGCCAGCCCAGCTGGAATCCAAGCCTATTGGCGGCTCAGACGGCCACCCGCCGGCGCCCTCTCGCAGTGGCTCCGAGGACTCTGGGGTCCGCAGGAGCAAGCGCATCTCCTCAGAGCTGATGGAGATGGAGCCAGACACCATGGAGTTCAAGTCAGTGACTGCACTGATGTCAGCGGCAGCACCCCTGGTCATGGCGGTAAGGTGTCGCGTGGGGCCTGAGGGGCGGGAGAGTGCCGGGCAGCAGTTTCAGAAGATGAAGGAAGGAGAAGACCTTGCGGAAACAGGAGAAATCCTCAACATCCCAGAAAACCTTGCAGAAACAGGAGGAACCCTCAACATCCCTTCCACTTCTGATGAACATGTCAAGGTCAAGGACTCTTTGGGGGAGGAGAGTAACATCCCAGTCCCTAAGGAACAACACGGTCAAAAGTCACAGGAAGAGTCACTAATGCAGCAGTTGCCCCCTTATTTGGAAGGAGGGGGTGAAGCTGAAGATGATCttgtttttactgaaaatggGACTTGCCCTATCCCGGCAACACCACCACAAATGGTACTACCTCCTGCTCCATCTGTGTCCAACATCCCTGGaaaggatgaggaggaggaaggaggactGAGTGACAAGGAGGACCCAGAAGCAGAATCTAACAGTGCCACTTTGGATTGCTGGGGGGGGAGCAGCACCTACCTGGCTCTAGCCTTCAGGAAAGGCATCTCCATCAGTCACGAGTGTCTTATGCGGGTTGGAGCCGAGACTGTTTCTGAAACTGCTGGCTCCGCTGCTGCCAGTGAAGCAGCCATCATAACCAAGGAGCCTCCAGCTGGCTTCAAGTTTCAGAACTGCCCTTCAGGGATTATGAACCGGCTGTCCACCTCCACCCTGCGAGGAAAAATCCAAACTCTCCCCTGGTACTTATCCCGCTCACAGGAGGctttgagtgaatgtgtaatcagcaccactgacaacagcagcagctcagGAGTATCCTCTGAGGCTATGGAGGCAACTGAGGACACAAAAGAGGTCACTGAGGTCATAGATGAGGTCACTGAGGTTGCAGAGGAAGCTACAGAGGAAGTCACAGAAGTGGTCTCTGAAGCATCGGAGGAGGTAACAGAGGTTTTGGCAGAGGCTGTAGAGGCCGACCCTTGCTTTGGGCTGCAGGATACTTTTACGGATATGGAAGTCGGGGTCACTGCACTCCCTCACATGCTTCTGACACCACAGACTTGTGGGGACTTGCCTCTGAGTCTCCACCCCCTGGGGTCTACAGACTGGTCAGTTGATGGGTCATCTCCAGCCACAAGGGAGGAAGCAGATGCATCTACCCCAACTTGTGGGGTCTTGACACCCTGTGAGTCCAAGCAGCCCCAACCCTGGGCTCCCTTCTGCCCTGAAGGGAAGGTGAGCTTTGGATGTGGCTCCATGTCATCCCCAGGGTGTCCCACCATACCTGAGGAGGCCCCCACACACCAGGAGGTCTGCAGCTGTCAAGCCGTCTACACTAACTGCTTCAGTGGGGCACTGGATGTGACTGGATTCGATGAGGAGCTGACAGTCTACGAATTCTCTCGTCAAACACAGGGAACGGATGGGTCCCCCTTGATGACCGGCCcaccttcctctttctcctcctcctcctcagtattttcctcctctccctgcatCTCTCCTTTTTCCAGGGTTGTCCTCCCACCTTCCACCGCAGAGCTGAGTCCCCTACTGTCTCCACTGTACCCCTCTGACTGCTACCTGCCCGAGTCCCTGGAGGACACGCTCAACCAGCTGCGCAACCGCCGCTACAGCCTCTCTGGGGGCTTCGCTGCCTTACAGCAGGACGTGGATGAGCTTCTGGCTCTCTTGCAGCCCCGTGGGGTAGATCTCCCGGTCAGGGGGGGGCAGCACCACCGGGAGACCTGCGCCGACCACTTCTCTGAGAACAAGCGGCTCCTCCACGCGGAGGCGCGCAAGCTGATGTCCGGATGCCAGCGCGTGACCCGGGTGGGCCAGGCCCCGGAGGAGACTCTGCGGTGCCTGGCCGAGAGCTTCCGCACCCTGGTGCAGCTGGCCAGCGTGTGCCTGTGGTTCTCCAGCTGCGTGCGGTGCGAGGGCCGCCACGCTGAGGCCCTGTCGGGCCTGAGGGAGGTGGCTCGGACGTTTGGAGAGTTCGCCCAGGCCGCCGAGAAGGCCGGGGGGAGGAAGAGCTGCCAGGACCTGAGCGTGAAGCTGCTGGCCAGACAGTGCACCGCACTCACGGCCTCCATCTTCTGCCTCACACAACTCTTCCGCACGCTCACTGCGCTCTGA